From Clarias gariepinus isolate MV-2021 ecotype Netherlands chromosome 2, CGAR_prim_01v2, whole genome shotgun sequence, one genomic window encodes:
- the man2c1 gene encoding alpha-mannosidase 2C1, with amino-acid sequence MFHPPVFKHRRTLLERAEKFISDVYFTDCNLRGRLYGESCPLESLSVFQTAKRIPYAEAVQQNFQPCKVGDTFGPTWWTCWFKLALKIPEEWKGKQVHLRWESDGEGMVWRDQEPVQGLTKEGEKTSYILTECLKQDEPHSMTLYVELACNGLFGAGQGSMIAAPDLNRKYSLHKAEIVVFNQDVQDLLTDFEMLVDIVKVLGEGDQRGYQALFTANEMVNLCDPDDPKSFSSARNLAQIFFNQKNGQSQHIMHAMGHCHIDTAWLWPYEETIRKCARSWITAVRLMEKNPQFIFTCSQAQQFLWVKDWYPGLFSQIQHFVKKGQFVPVGGTWVEMDGNLPSGESMVRQFLEGQNFFKAEFGQYCKEFWLPDTFGYSAQLPQIMQGCGITRFLTQKLSWNLINTFPHNTFFWEGIDGSKVLTHFPPGNSYGMMAKVEDLIQTVRNNKDKGRANHSAMLFGFGDGGGGPTQVMLDRLKRVQDSDGLPRVQMSSPDRLFSELQADSGLLCTWSGELFLELHNGTYTTQAKIKLGNRQCEALLHDIEVANCLALSKSPEFLYPTKELQKLWRLLLLNQFHDVIPGSCIEMVVQDAINYYTEIQKTGSRLLLAACDVLRVSPQFGAGSRTGVLNTLSWERSEVVELPEEGAQRKLALVTAPSVGVAPVKESAESAPVVTVTVQPDGTVRMDNGILKVILDKMGRLISLIHVETSREAISEGCLGNQFVLFDDIPLYWDAWDVMDYHLQTRKPVVDVTHLVEVVSAGGLRGSVTFSLRISGKSSITQEVILDADCPYLKFSTQVDWAEAHKFLKVEFPVQVRSYDATYEIQFGHLQRPTHRNTSWDWARFEVWGHKWADLSEYGFGVALLNDCKYGHSVHQNIMTLSLLRAPKAPDANADMGHHKFTYAIMPHKGTFQDASVTQHAYNLNFPLRLIPDVNISSPWSAFSISSTAIILKTIKQAEERKNVLVVRLYESHGSSVAAVLSTSLPVKEAWHCDLLERPGCPATLTDSGIPLTFKPFQIISLLLQLH; translated from the exons ATGTTTCACCCGCCGGTGTTTAAACACAGGCGCACTCTTCTGGAGCGGGCAGAGAAGTTTATTTCTGACGTGTATTTCACCGACTGTAATCTCAGGGGAAG ACTCTATGGAGAATCGTGTCCTCTTGAGTCTCTGTCAGTGTTTCAGACTGCTAAACGTATCCCATACGCCGAGGCAGTTCAGCAAAACTTTCAGCCTTGTAAAGTTGGCGATACTTTTGGACCCAC GTGGTGGACTTGCTGGTTCAAACTTGCCCTAAAAATTCCAGAAGAGTGGAAAGGGAAGCAGGTTCATCTGAGATGGGAGAGCGATGGAGAGGGAATGGTGTGGCGGGACCAAGAACCAGTCCAG ggttTGACCAAAGAAGGTGAAAAGACGAGCTACATTTTGACTGAGTGTCTAAAACAGGATGAACCCCACAG CATGACCCTGTATGTTGAATTAGCATGCAATGGATTGTTCGGGGCTGGACAGGGTTCCATGATAgctgctcctgacctaaacagAAAGTACAGTCTTCATAAGGCTGagattgttgtttttaatcaagATGTGCAGGACCTTCTCACTGACTTTGAGATGCTTGTGGACATTGTTAAG GTGCTTGGTGAAGGTGACCAACGTGGATATCAGGCTTTGTTTACAGCAAATGAGATGGTCAATTTGTGTGACCCAGATGATCCCAAGTCTTTCTCTTCAGCCCGCAACCTAGCTCAAATATTCTTCAACCAGAAAAATGGACAAAGCCAACACATCATGCATGCCATGGGCCATTGTCACATTGACACAG CCTGGCTGTGGCCATATGAAGAAACCATCAGAAAATGTGCACGCAGCTGGATCACAGCAGTCCGCTTGATGGAAAAGAACCCACAGTTTATCTTTACATGCTCCCAG GCACAGCAGTTTCTGTGGGTGAAGGACTGGTATCCAGGTCTGTTCTCCCAGATCCAGCACTTTGTGAAGAAAGGGCAGTTTGTTCCAGTTGGAGGCACATGGGTGGAGATG gatgGCAACTTGCCCTCCGGAGAGTCTATGGTCAGGCAGTTTTTAGAAGGCCAGAACTTCTTTAAAGCAGAATTTGGACAATACTGCAAAGAG ttCTGGTTACCTGATACATTTGGCTACTCTGCGCAGCTCCCGCAGATAATGCAAGGCTGTGGTATCACCCGCTTTCTCACACAGAAGTTAAGCTGGAACCTTATCAACACCTTTCCT CACAACACTTTCTTTTGGGAGGGCATTGATGGATCCAAAGTGTTAACACACTTCCCACCTGGAAACAGCTATGGGATGATGGCTAAAGTTGAGGAT TTAATCCAAACCGTCAGGAACAACAAAGACAAGGGGCGGGCAAATCACAGCgcaatgctgtttggttttggGGATGGAGGTGGAGGACCTACCCAGGTCATGCTGGACCGCTTAAAACGCGTACAGGATTCTGATGGTCTACCGAG GGTTCAAATGTCCAGTCCAGATCGTCTCTTCTCTGAACTTCAGGCTGACTCTGGCCTCCTGTGTACCTGGTCTGGTGAGCTCTTCCTCGAGCTGCACAACGGCACGTACACTACTCAGGCAAAG ATAAAGCTGGGAAATCGTCAATGTGAGGCCCTACTGCATGATATTGAGGTGGCCAACTGCTTGGCACTCAGTAAAAGCCCTGAATTCTTATATCCAACAAAGGAGCTTCAGAAGTTATGGAG GCTTCTTCTGCTCAACCAATTTCATGATGTCATTCCTGGCAGTTGCATTGAGATGGTGGTACAAGATGcaataaattattatactg AAATTCAAAAGACTGGTTCCAGACTTCTGCTTGCTGCCTGTGATGTGCTAAGGGTTAGTCCCCAGTTTGGAGCAGGCTCTAGGACAGGAGTTCTCAACACACTCTCTTGGGAGCGCTCTGAAGTCGTAGAATTGCCAGAAGAGGGTGCTCAGAGAAAGCTAG CCTTGGTCACAGCCCCAAGTGTTGGAGTAGCTCCGGTCAAAGAGTCTGCTGAGTCTGCGCCTGTAGTGACGGTAACAGTGCAG CCTGATGGCACCGTCAGAATGGACAATGGCATTTTGAAAGTCATCTTGGACAAAATGGGCCGATTAATATCTCTGATTCATGTGGAGACAAGCAG AGAGGCCATATCTGAGGGCTGTCTTGGAAATCAGTTTGTATTGTTTGATGACATTCCTTTATACTGGGATGCATGGGATGTGATGGACTACCACCTTCAGACCAG AAAGCCTGTTGTGGATGTGACTCATCTTGTTGAAGTGGTGAGTGCTGGGGGACTGCGAGGAAGTGTGACCTTCTCCCTGCGCATTAGCGGGAAAAGCAGCATCACACAGGAAGTCATACTGGATGCTGACTGTCCTTACCTCAAGTTCAGTACGCAG GTGGACTGGGCAGAGGCACATAAGTTCCTTAAGGTGGAGTTTCCTGTGCAGGTTCGCAGTTACGATGCCACCTATGAGATTCAGTTTGGTCATCTGCAGAGAcctacacacagaaacacatccTGGGACTGGGCTCGCTTTGAG GTGTGGGGACATAAATGGGCTGATCTCTCAGAATATGGCTTTGGCGTTGCTCTTCTGAATGACTGCAAATACGGGCACTCTGTTCACCAGAATATCATGACCTTATCATT ACTGAGAGCACCGAAAGCACCTGATGCCAATGCAGACATGGGACATCATAAATTTACTTACGCTATCATGCCACACAAAG GCACTTTTCAGGATGCATCAGTCACACAACACGCCTATAACCTCAACTTTCCTCTTCGTCTGATTCCTGATGTCAACATCTCCAGTCCTTGGAGTGCATTTAGTATAAGCTCAACAGCTATCATCCTGAAAACTATTAAACAG GCTGAGGAAAGGAAGAACGTCCTTGTTGTCCGTCTGTATGAATCTCACGGAAGCAGTGTGGCTGCAGTTCTGTCCACGTCACTCCCAGTGAAAGAGGCTTGGCA TTGTGACCTGCTGGAGCGTCCGGGTTGTCCTGCTACACTCACTGACTCTGGAATTCCCCTCACCTTTAAACCATTTCAGATCATCTCACTCCTATTGCAACTACACTAA